In Candidatus Bathyarchaeia archaeon, the following are encoded in one genomic region:
- a CDS encoding 4Fe-4S dicluster domain-containing protein: MVKIHERKFVSADPDKCVGCQVCEYICSWTKEKSFNPLKSRIRVVRLNPLVNVSITCRLCEDPPCVAACPRDALTQSEETGIIMVDEDKCNGCGWCIEACDYGAIMLHPDRKVVFSCDLCKEKGEPQCVKWCPEEALDLVTADVLAQKARFTVTKKLFQEALKETTK; this comes from the coding sequence ATGGTTAAGATTCACGAAAGAAAATTCGTCTCAGCAGACCCAGACAAGTGCGTAGGCTGCCAAGTATGCGAGTACATCTGCTCATGGACAAAAGAAAAATCATTCAACCCATTGAAGTCGCGAATACGCGTTGTGCGGCTTAACCCACTCGTGAACGTCTCAATCACATGTAGACTTTGCGAAGACCCACCTTGCGTTGCAGCATGCCCAAGAGACGCCTTAACACAGTCAGAGGAAACAGGAATAATAATGGTTGACGAGGACAAATGCAACGGATGCGGATGGTGCATAGAAGCATGCGATTACGGCGCAATAATGCTTCACCCAGACAGAAAAGTGGTTTTCTCATGCGACCTCTGCAAGGAAAAAGGCGAACCCCAATGTGTCAAATGGTGCCCAGAAGAAGCATTAGACCTAGTCACAGCGGATGTTCTAGCGCAGAAGGCAAGATTCACAGTAACAAAGAAACTCTTTCAAGAAGCACTAAAAGAAACAACAAAATAA
- a CDS encoding hydrogenase 3 maturation endopeptidase HyCI: protein MPKRSYDIKKELKKWFSDAKKIVVAGIGNPIRMDDYVGVKIVQDLRGKVSDNVLLIECETVPENFLQQIVDFNPSHVLLIDAAVLGLKPGESRLINPEQLKNFPAYTTHMLPLRIFCEYLVKTTKAKIALLLIEPKKTDFGDGLTPEIEATAQDVASAVLSLRI, encoded by the coding sequence TTGCCAAAAAGAAGCTACGACATCAAGAAAGAGTTAAAGAAATGGTTTTCCGACGCCAAGAAAATCGTTGTAGCAGGAATAGGAAATCCAATCCGTATGGACGACTATGTTGGAGTCAAGATTGTCCAAGATTTACGTGGAAAAGTTTCAGACAATGTTCTCTTGATTGAGTGTGAAACTGTTCCTGAGAATTTTCTTCAGCAAATAGTAGATTTTAATCCGTCACATGTTCTATTAATTGACGCGGCGGTTTTAGGCTTAAAACCCGGCGAGTCACGACTCATAAACCCAGAGCAGCTAAAAAATTTTCCAGCATACACAACACACATGCTTCCACTGCGAATATTCTGCGAATATCTTGTCAAAACAACGAAAGCAAAAATCGCTCTTCTCTTAATAGAACCTAAAAAAACTGATTTTGGTGATGGATTAACTCCGGAAATTGAGGCGACGGCACAAGATGTCGCCAGTGCTGTTCTTTCGCTTCGTATTTGA
- a CDS encoding aldehyde ferredoxin oxidoreductase family protein codes for MLHGYAGRILHIDLTTGKTHVEPLNEEYAKKYIGGIGLGMRLWLDQSKPGVEPLSPENPLILATGPISGTVWPTGGNGHAFVSKSPQSYGVGEAKSHGSFGTELKRAGYDAVIFKGKAEKPVYVWIDDDSVQLLDASHLMGKSPADTEDAIREELGDYYIRVAAIGPAGEKLVKIACIINDKTRAAGRTGLGAVMGSKNLKAIAVRGTRDITVAKPEEFLEYVKEFHERMKGPATQKYRTLGTPENVLVHNALHCMPTRNYNNATFEGAERVSGEVLNDRYVAKVIGCSSCAMRCEHVCVVAEGPYKGTMTRMEYEPLWALGPYCGIDRLDAIIKGMDLCNYYGMDSISAGVIVGFAMDCYEKGILTEKDTDGIDAKFGNHEALVKLLEKMGKREGIGDILAEGVKGAAEKIGNGAEKLALHIKGVEVTGYDLRCLKTAALGFAVSFRGADHNRHGAYAFDVKGKVNRLKAEKGRGKLVKDMEDMYTLIDSFIVCKFSRGTYYKELEDMTKLYNLVTGAEMTTQEMKMAGERINNLARVFNVREGLGRKDDSLPWKVMNQPITDEGPSKGAYVTQEELDLLLDDYYEARGWTREGVPTVAKLKELGMDDLIHIVEEKM; via the coding sequence ATGTTGCACGGCTACGCTGGTAGAATTCTTCATATAGATTTAACAACGGGAAAAACCCATGTAGAACCTTTAAATGAAGAATACGCCAAGAAATACATTGGCGGAATAGGTCTAGGAATGCGCTTATGGCTGGACCAATCAAAACCGGGAGTGGAACCATTAAGTCCAGAAAACCCGCTGATTCTAGCGACAGGACCAATCTCAGGCACAGTCTGGCCGACAGGCGGAAACGGACATGCCTTCGTTTCAAAGTCGCCTCAAAGCTATGGTGTCGGCGAAGCCAAATCTCACGGTTCTTTTGGAACAGAACTCAAAAGAGCAGGATATGACGCAGTAATTTTCAAAGGCAAAGCAGAAAAGCCAGTCTATGTTTGGATCGATGACGATTCAGTTCAGCTTTTAGACGCCTCGCATTTGATGGGTAAATCACCCGCTGACACAGAAGATGCGATTAGAGAGGAGCTAGGCGACTATTACATTCGCGTTGCAGCCATCGGTCCGGCTGGAGAAAAACTCGTCAAAATAGCATGCATAATTAATGACAAGACAAGAGCCGCTGGAAGAACAGGACTGGGCGCCGTGATGGGTTCAAAGAATTTGAAAGCCATAGCGGTTCGAGGAACACGCGACATTACAGTGGCTAAGCCGGAAGAATTTCTGGAATACGTGAAAGAGTTCCACGAAAGAATGAAAGGACCAGCAACGCAGAAATATAGAACTTTAGGCACGCCGGAAAACGTTCTTGTACACAACGCTCTGCATTGTATGCCAACAAGAAACTACAATAACGCGACTTTCGAAGGCGCGGAAAGAGTCAGCGGCGAAGTTCTAAACGACAGATATGTTGCAAAAGTCATCGGATGCAGTTCATGCGCAATGCGATGCGAACACGTATGCGTTGTTGCTGAAGGACCATATAAGGGTACGATGACGCGGATGGAGTACGAGCCCTTGTGGGCTTTGGGACCATACTGCGGCATTGACAGGCTCGACGCTATCATAAAGGGAATGGACTTATGCAACTATTATGGAATGGACTCTATAAGCGCTGGAGTGATTGTTGGCTTTGCAATGGACTGCTACGAAAAGGGCATATTAACAGAGAAAGACACGGATGGGATAGACGCAAAGTTCGGCAACCACGAAGCACTAGTAAAGCTTCTTGAAAAAATGGGCAAACGCGAAGGCATAGGCGACATACTCGCAGAAGGCGTAAAAGGAGCCGCCGAAAAAATTGGCAACGGCGCCGAAAAACTGGCATTGCACATTAAAGGAGTTGAGGTCACCGGTTACGACCTTAGATGCCTAAAAACAGCAGCGTTAGGCTTTGCTGTCTCCTTCCGAGGAGCAGACCACAACAGACACGGAGCATACGCTTTTGACGTCAAAGGAAAAGTCAACCGCTTAAAAGCCGAGAAAGGAAGAGGCAAACTGGTCAAGGACATGGAAGACATGTACACCCTCATAGACTCATTCATCGTCTGCAAGTTCTCGCGTGGCACGTACTACAAGGAACTCGAGGACATGACTAAACTTTACAATTTGGTCACTGGTGCAGAAATGACAACCCAAGAGATGAAAATGGCTGGTGAACGCATAAACAACCTTGCAAGAGTGTTCAACGTCAGAGAAGGCTTAGGCAGAAAAGACGACAGTTTACCATGGAAAGTTATGAATCAGCCAATTACCGATGAGGGACCGTCTAAAGGAGCATACGTGACGCAGGAAGAATTAGACTTGCTTCTAGACGATTACTACGAGGCTCGCGGATGGACAAGAGAAGGAGTGCCAACAGTAGCGAAACTGAAGGAACTCGGCATGGACGACCTAATACACATAGTTGAAGAGAAAATGTAA
- a CDS encoding MBL fold metallo-hydrolase, giving the protein MFFRQIKQYGDNFSYIIADEAAKEAAVIDSSFNTDAIIRVLKNQNFTLKYTINTHSHSDHTAGNENLKACCGGNVVAHKLAKINKDVSVDDSDILTVGKITIKVIHTPGHTRDSICLLANGKLFTGDTLFVGECGRTDLPGGSSEDMYYSLFTKLMKLDDDVEVYPGHDYGPRPYSTIGDEKRTNYTLKKRTLEEFIEFMES; this is encoded by the coding sequence ATGTTTTTTAGGCAAATAAAACAGTATGGCGACAATTTCTCCTACATAATCGCAGATGAAGCCGCAAAAGAAGCCGCTGTTATAGATTCCAGCTTTAACACAGACGCGATAATACGAGTTTTGAAGAACCAGAATTTCACCCTAAAATATACAATTAACACGCACAGCCACAGCGACCACACGGCAGGCAATGAGAATTTAAAGGCTTGCTGCGGCGGCAATGTTGTCGCTCACAAATTAGCCAAAATCAACAAGGACGTAAGCGTTGACGACAGCGACATTTTAACAGTTGGCAAAATAACAATTAAAGTCATTCACACACCTGGACACACGCGCGACAGCATATGCCTTCTAGCAAATGGCAAACTGTTCACAGGCGACACCTTGTTTGTTGGCGAATGTGGCAGGACAGATTTGCCAGGCGGAAGCTCTGAAGACATGTACTACAGTTTATTCACGAAATTAATGAAGCTCGATGATGATGTTGAAGTGTATCCTGGGCATGATTATGGACCGCGTCCTTATTCCACAATTGGCGACGAGAAACGAACAAATTACACGTTAAAGAAGCGGACTTTGGAAGAGTTTATAGAGTTCATGGAAAGCTGA
- a CDS encoding 4Fe-4S dicluster domain-containing protein, with translation MSEVEEKEPIKASEMDPKFKYEIAKMHGGEKLMRCFQCGTCTSDCPVAKFSETYRPRQIIRMAQLGLKDRVLNSDTLWLCAACFTCTDRCPQDVEVASVIRVLRNLAAEKGIVPQVFKEQAMSILESGYAYKIPDLRIKKRETLGLPPLPRGNSEGIKKALHGVSFLKHLEKKGE, from the coding sequence ATGTCTGAAGTTGAAGAGAAAGAACCGATTAAAGCTTCGGAAATGGACCCTAAATTCAAGTATGAAATTGCAAAAATGCACGGCGGAGAAAAACTGATGCGCTGTTTCCAGTGTGGAACATGCACGTCTGACTGTCCAGTCGCCAAGTTCAGCGAAACATATCGCCCAAGACAAATAATTCGCATGGCACAGCTTGGACTTAAAGACCGCGTGCTAAACAGCGACACATTATGGTTGTGCGCGGCATGTTTCACGTGTACAGACCGTTGCCCGCAAGATGTTGAAGTAGCCAGTGTAATCCGCGTACTACGCAATTTAGCCGCAGAAAAGGGCATAGTGCCTCAAGTTTTTAAAGAGCAAGCTATGAGCATTCTTGAGTCGGGTTACGCTTACAAAATTCCAGACTTAAGAATAAAGAAGCGAGAAACCCTGGGATTGCCGCCACTGCCAAGAGGCAATTCTGAAGGCATAAAGAAAGCACTTCATGGAGTGAGTTTTCTAAAACATCTCGAAAAGAAGGGTGAGTAG
- a CDS encoding GNAT family N-acetyltransferase: MLRVKRMTPEDFEFAVRLTDTQGWNFVEEDFKFMMALEPEGCFVLFDDSKRVGIVTSIGFDKLGWLGNLIVEEKYRRKGAGALLVKSVIEYFSGKNVNNVGLYAYVNTIPFYEKLGFKYDSDFIVLEGKAFTASVESSLRVAKEEDFQRIVDYDSYWFGASRKKLLDAILQSSSNPCFLSVESERIVGYVMAKVYNGIAEIGPLMCLRERKTVAIDLLKAILNKLAGSEVSLCLPKKESAIISFLMRSGFTEQFRVARMFLKPFNAKDCFYLAESLERG; encoded by the coding sequence ATGTTACGTGTTAAAAGAATGACGCCGGAAGATTTCGAGTTTGCTGTTCGCCTTACAGATACGCAAGGCTGGAATTTTGTAGAAGAAGACTTCAAGTTTATGATGGCTTTAGAGCCGGAAGGCTGCTTTGTGCTGTTTGACGATTCGAAGCGGGTAGGGATTGTCACGTCCATAGGCTTTGACAAGCTTGGCTGGCTTGGAAACCTAATAGTAGAGGAAAAATATCGAAGGAAAGGCGCGGGTGCGTTGCTTGTTAAAAGCGTAATCGAATATTTTTCAGGCAAGAATGTGAACAATGTTGGCTTATACGCTTATGTTAACACGATACCCTTCTACGAAAAACTTGGTTTCAAATACGATTCAGACTTCATTGTTCTCGAAGGAAAAGCCTTTACAGCGTCGGTTGAGTCTAGTTTGAGAGTGGCGAAAGAAGAAGATTTTCAAAGAATTGTCGATTATGATTCTTACTGGTTTGGTGCTTCTCGAAAAAAATTGCTCGACGCGATTCTGCAAAGTTCCAGTAATCCATGTTTTTTGTCAGTTGAAAGTGAACGTATTGTGGGATATGTTATGGCGAAAGTTTACAATGGAATAGCTGAAATAGGACCATTAATGTGTTTGAGAGAGCGAAAGACTGTGGCGATTGACCTTTTGAAAGCCATCCTTAACAAACTCGCTGGCTCTGAAGTTTCTTTGTGTTTGCCTAAGAAAGAGTCAGCAATAATCAGTTTTCTTATGCGCTCTGGTTTTACAGAGCAGTTCCGTGTGGCAAGAATGTTTTTAAAACCCTTCAATGCTAAAGACTGCTTCTACTTGGCAGAGTCTTTAGAGCGAGGTTGA
- a CDS encoding hydrogenase iron-sulfur subunit: MTQKNGFEPKIIGFLCNWCSYAGADLAGVSRIQYPPNIRIIRVMCSGRIDPTFILEAFKNGADGVLVAGCHLPSDCHYISGNFKAQRRVTLLKKVLQDFGIEPERLRLEWVSASEGDKFAAVVRDMVEQIKKLGPSPLKNVEVKA; the protein is encoded by the coding sequence ATGACCCAGAAAAACGGATTCGAACCAAAAATCATCGGTTTTCTCTGCAACTGGTGCAGCTATGCAGGCGCAGACTTGGCTGGAGTAAGCCGAATCCAGTATCCGCCAAACATAAGAATCATACGCGTCATGTGCAGCGGCAGAATCGACCCAACATTCATTCTTGAAGCCTTCAAAAACGGCGCAGACGGCGTGCTCGTAGCCGGATGCCACTTGCCTTCGGATTGCCACTACATTAGTGGAAACTTCAAGGCGCAAAGAAGGGTAACTCTTTTAAAGAAAGTTCTTCAAGATTTCGGAATCGAACCTGAACGCTTACGGTTGGAGTGGGTTTCAGCCAGCGAAGGTGACAAGTTCGCGGCAGTCGTACGGGACATGGTTGAACAAATAAAAAAGCTTGGACCAAGTCCATTAAAAAACGTGGAGGTTAAGGCTTAA
- a CDS encoding CoB--CoM heterodisulfide reductase iron-sulfur subunit B family protein: MAKNQYLIFLGCAIPYRVSAYEISARKVLQKLGVELVEMPEFNCCGLPLDPVSHEMMLILAARNLALAEQKGLDILTLCPGCAGTLKKVNKMLKEDKALREEINKHLKESGLEFKGTVNAKHIMQVLMEDVGLEKIKDSVVKPLTMLKVAEHNGCHILRPKEYIGFDDPEDPQTLKMLIEATGATCLDYMDETECCGAPSVGVSDKVALQLARDKLNHVKQVSAEALITICPFCHIMYDTNELRIEKMFNETYGIPVLHYPQLLGLAMGMSPEELAFNELRVDASKILKHVTEGGE, from the coding sequence ATGGCTAAGAATCAATATCTCATTTTTCTTGGGTGCGCAATTCCTTATCGTGTTTCAGCCTACGAGATATCTGCCAGAAAGGTTCTGCAGAAACTGGGCGTTGAGCTTGTTGAAATGCCTGAATTCAACTGTTGCGGTCTCCCGCTTGACCCAGTCAGCCACGAAATGATGCTCATTCTTGCAGCTAGAAATTTGGCTTTGGCTGAACAAAAGGGATTGGACATTCTCACTTTGTGTCCGGGTTGTGCTGGAACTTTAAAGAAAGTTAACAAGATGCTTAAGGAAGATAAGGCGTTACGCGAAGAAATAAACAAACATTTGAAAGAATCTGGCTTAGAGTTTAAGGGAACTGTCAACGCGAAGCATATAATGCAAGTTCTAATGGAGGATGTTGGCTTAGAAAAGATAAAAGATTCCGTTGTTAAACCGCTCACGATGCTTAAAGTGGCGGAGCACAACGGTTGCCACATACTGCGACCAAAAGAATACATAGGATTCGACGATCCAGAAGACCCTCAAACGCTTAAAATGCTTATCGAAGCGACAGGCGCAACATGTTTAGATTACATGGATGAGACTGAATGTTGCGGTGCGCCAAGCGTCGGTGTAAGCGACAAAGTCGCCTTACAACTTGCAAGAGACAAGCTAAACCATGTTAAACAAGTCAGTGCAGAGGCTTTGATAACGATTTGTCCATTCTGCCACATAATGTACGACACGAACGAGTTGCGCATAGAAAAAATGTTTAACGAAACTTACGGCATTCCAGTTTTGCATTATCCGCAATTGCTCGGTTTAGCTATGGGCATGTCGCCCGAAGAGCTTGCATTTAACGAGCTTAGAGTTGACGCTTCTAAAATATTGAAGCATGTTACTGAAGGTGGAGAATGA
- a CDS encoding Ni/Fe hydrogenase subunit alpha, with protein sequence MKKILIDPITRLEGHGKISIFLNDKGDVENAYLQVPELRGFERFCIGRKAEDMPLLTSRICGVCPVAHHMAGTKALDAAFNVEPPSAAKKLRELMYCGYYIYDHTLHFYYLGGPDFVVGPDAPPEKRNVIGVIEKAGLEIGKEVIKHRAYGQRITELIGGKATHPVCGLPGGMSKPLKEEERQEIEKMAESSVKFAQFSLKLFHDIVLGNSKYVDLIKSDAYTLKTYYMGTVDESNKVNFYDGKVRVVDPSGKEFVRFEPKDYLNHIAERVEEWTYVKFPYLKKVGWKGFVDGADSGVYRVGPLGRLNAAEGMATPLAQEEYKVMYKTLGGKPVHSTLAFHWARLIELLYAAERALELSRDPEITSKEVRNKPGEPSEGVGIVEAARGTLIHHYVLDKDALIKDVNLIVATTNNAPAINMSIRDAAKGLIQGDKVDQGVLNMVEMAFRAYDPCFGCATHFAVGQMPMTIEIYNNEKKLLRMVQR encoded by the coding sequence ATGAAGAAGATACTAATAGACCCGATAACCCGACTTGAAGGTCACGGGAAAATATCCATATTCCTAAATGACAAGGGCGACGTGGAAAACGCTTATTTGCAGGTTCCAGAACTCAGAGGCTTTGAAAGATTCTGCATCGGAAGAAAAGCTGAGGACATGCCCCTTTTGACAAGCAGAATCTGCGGTGTATGCCCAGTCGCGCATCACATGGCTGGAACAAAAGCTTTGGACGCCGCGTTTAATGTTGAACCTCCGTCTGCAGCTAAAAAGCTCCGAGAACTCATGTACTGTGGCTACTATATTTACGACCACACACTTCACTTCTACTATCTCGGTGGACCCGACTTTGTGGTCGGTCCAGACGCTCCTCCAGAAAAAAGAAACGTCATCGGCGTTATTGAGAAGGCTGGCTTAGAAATTGGCAAAGAAGTCATTAAGCATAGAGCTTATGGACAAAGAATAACAGAGTTAATCGGAGGAAAAGCCACACATCCAGTCTGCGGATTGCCTGGTGGAATGTCTAAACCTTTGAAAGAAGAGGAAAGACAAGAAATTGAGAAAATGGCGGAATCCTCTGTAAAGTTTGCTCAGTTCTCATTAAAACTGTTCCACGACATTGTCTTGGGAAACAGCAAATACGTGGACTTGATTAAAAGCGACGCTTACACATTGAAAACTTATTACATGGGCACAGTTGACGAAAGCAATAAAGTCAACTTTTACGACGGAAAAGTCCGCGTTGTCGACCCTTCTGGTAAAGAATTTGTCAGATTCGAACCGAAGGACTACTTAAACCACATCGCTGAGCGCGTAGAAGAATGGACCTACGTGAAATTCCCATACTTAAAGAAGGTCGGCTGGAAAGGTTTCGTGGACGGCGCAGACAGTGGTGTTTATCGTGTTGGACCACTTGGGCGATTAAACGCTGCTGAAGGCATGGCTACACCGCTTGCACAAGAAGAGTATAAAGTTATGTACAAGACTCTCGGCGGAAAACCAGTCCATTCGACATTGGCTTTCCACTGGGCACGATTAATCGAGCTTCTGTACGCGGCTGAACGCGCTTTGGAGCTGAGCAGAGACCCGGAAATAACAAGCAAAGAAGTACGCAACAAACCAGGCGAACCAAGTGAAGGCGTGGGAATAGTTGAAGCCGCTAGAGGCACATTGATACACCATTATGTACTGGATAAGGATGCTTTGATTAAAGACGTGAACCTCATTGTCGCAACAACCAACAACGCTCCCGCAATAAACATGTCAATCCGCGACGCAGCCAAAGGCTTGATTCAAGGCGACAAAGTTGACCAAGGCGTGCTTAACATGGTTGAAATGGCTTTTAGAGCCTACGACCCTTGCTTTGGATGCGCCACACACTTTGCTGTAGGACAAATGCCGATGACTATAGAAATTTACAATAACGAAAAGAAGCTGCTTCGAATGGTGCAGCGATAA
- a CDS encoding oxidoreductase has protein sequence MAKNKLKLAFYWAASCGGCEIAVLDINEKILDVIQIADIVFWPVAMDIKYKDVEAMPDKYIDVCFFNGGIRNSEQEHLAKLLRQKSKILIAYGACAHLGGVPGLANLANKKEIFEKVYFKTFSTANSENKTPKPTVHVKEGEVDIPEFYDTVRTLDQVVDVDYYVPGCPPAVERTLFAVEAIAKGELPPKGSVLAPLKSVCDECPRKKENKKISKIYRVYEKTPEPERCLLEQGIICMGPATRGGCGARCLKADMPCTGCGGPCPNAPEQGAAMISALASILGLEEEKEKYTEEDVERLMSQVKDPIGSFYMYALPASILKRKVMKE, from the coding sequence ATGGCAAAAAACAAGCTGAAGCTAGCCTTTTATTGGGCTGCTAGTTGTGGAGGCTGCGAAATCGCCGTTTTGGATATAAATGAGAAAATCCTCGATGTAATACAAATCGCCGACATCGTTTTTTGGCCAGTAGCAATGGACATAAAATACAAGGATGTTGAGGCAATGCCTGATAAATACATCGATGTTTGCTTTTTCAACGGTGGAATACGCAACTCAGAACAAGAACACCTTGCAAAGCTTTTGCGGCAAAAATCAAAAATCCTAATCGCTTACGGAGCATGCGCTCACCTCGGCGGCGTTCCCGGACTAGCAAACTTAGCTAATAAAAAGGAAATCTTCGAAAAAGTCTATTTCAAGACTTTCTCCACGGCGAACTCAGAAAATAAAACACCAAAACCAACAGTGCATGTTAAAGAGGGAGAAGTTGACATCCCAGAATTTTACGACACAGTCAGAACCTTAGACCAAGTTGTTGACGTTGACTATTACGTTCCAGGCTGTCCACCAGCAGTCGAACGCACCTTATTCGCAGTTGAAGCCATAGCCAAAGGCGAATTGCCGCCTAAAGGCTCCGTGCTTGCACCCTTAAAATCAGTCTGTGACGAATGCCCACGAAAGAAAGAAAATAAGAAAATCTCCAAGATATACCGCGTTTACGAGAAAACTCCAGAGCCCGAGCGTTGCTTGCTTGAACAAGGAATAATCTGCATGGGACCCGCGACTAGAGGCGGATGCGGCGCCAGATGCTTAAAAGCTGACATGCCCTGCACAGGCTGTGGCGGTCCATGCCCCAACGCGCCTGAACAAGGTGCAGCCATGATAAGTGCTTTAGCTTCAATTCTCGGTTTGGAAGAAGAGAAGGAAAAGTACACGGAAGAGGATGTTGAAAGGCTAATGAGCCAAGTTAAAGACCCAATTGGGTCGTTCTACATGTACGCTTTACCAGCATCCATTTTGAAGAGAAAGGTGATGAAAGAATGA